The following is a genomic window from Ethanoligenens harbinense YUAN-3.
TGAAAATGGCCAGATAGTTTGTCAAGCCATTAAAGGAAACATTTGCCGACACGCCGTTCCAGTTGGTGAATGAGTAGAGAATACCCATGATGAACGGGATGATCTGGGCAATTGCGAACGTGATGAGTACGGGCGCCAGGAACGCCCAATAGGTTATGCGTTTTTTGACCATGACGTTTCCCCCTCTTTTTGAGCCGTCAGTGCGCTGCCACGGGCACGCGGTTACTGGCGCAGGCTCGACCAGTTGTTTTTGGTATTGGTCACGAACTGATCCCAAGAGAGTTGACCGGCGATGTATTTACTGATGTCGGCGCCGACTTTATCCGTGTAACCGCTGGGATAATCGTTGAAGACCCACGAAATGGTATTGCCGGCGCTCGCGTATTTCTCGATATCCTGGCTGAGCGGGTCGAGATTGCTCACGAGGCTGGCGGAATAGTTCTTGAAGGGCGGGATGAATCCGAAGTTGTTCACGATCATCTTTTTGCCTTCATCGGACTGATAGAGCCAGTTGAGGAACTTCTTGCAGGCTGCGATGGTATCCGCATCTTTGTCTTTGTTGATGGCCCAGTAAGCCGCGACGCCCACTGGAATTTTGCCGGTGATGGTGCCTGCACTGCTTTCCACCGGGATGGGGATGATGCCGACGTTTTTGGCCAGGTCGGGATCAATGCCTTTGATCGTCGGGATGACCCAGTTGCCCTGCTGGATAACGGCCACTTTGCCCAGTGCAAAGAGCTGTTCCACCTGTGTCGTGTAATCGATGCTGTTGATGGAAGAAGCGCTGCCGTTGGGCTTGTAGGAATATTTGATGTTCAGATCTACATATTTTTTGAAGCCGTCGCTATAATTGAAGGCCAATGTTTTGGAATTGTATGCCGCCTCGTCGTCTTTGAATTCCGGCGCGACGAACGGGTTCATGCCGTGGTTGGCCGTCACCCAGGTTTCCTTGGCCGCCCAGGCGGTCACGGCGGTCAGGCCGAGTTTGGATTTCTGGGAATCCAGCGTGGCGTATGCCTGCTCGATCGCGTCCATCGTGGTGAGCTTGCTGGCGTCGATGCCCGCTTTCTGGAAAACGGTCTTATTGTAAAGCAGGCCGTAGCCTTCCAGATCGAACGGCATGCCATAGACTTTTCCGTCCAGTGTCGCGCCGCCTAAGGTTCCGGACACAGCCTGCGACACCCAGGACTCATTGGAAAGATCAACGTCTTTGTCTTTCCAGGTGTGTGTATCTGTCTGCCCGAAGATATTATAGATGGCCGGTTCCTGCCCGGATGAGAACTTGGTTTTCAGAGTGCCGGCATAGTCGCCGCCGCCGCCGACGGTCTGTTCGTTGATGGTCACGTTCGGATTTTCTTTCTCATACTGGGCGATGGCTTTGTCCAG
Proteins encoded in this region:
- a CDS encoding ABC transporter substrate-binding protein → MKKSKLAALGLAAALMVGTFAGCSSGTTSGKKVTIDIYQFKVETKSALDKAIAQYEKENPNVTINEQTVGGGGDYAGTLKTKFSSGQEPAIYNIFGQTDTHTWKDKDVDLSNESWVSQAVSGTLGGATLDGKVYGMPFDLEGYGLLYNKTVFQKAGIDASKLTTMDAIEQAYATLDSQKSKLGLTAVTAWAAKETWVTANHGMNPFVAPEFKDDEAAYNSKTLAFNYSDGFKKYVDLNIKYSYKPNGSASSINSIDYTTQVEQLFALGKVAVIQQGNWVIPTIKGIDPDLAKNVGIIPIPVESSAGTITGKIPVGVAAYWAINKDKDADTIAACKKFLNWLYQSDEGKKMIVNNFGFIPPFKNYSASLVSNLDPLSQDIEKYASAGNTISWVFNDYPSGYTDKVGADISKYIAGQLSWDQFVTNTKNNWSSLRQ